From Pedobacter aquae:
ATTTTCATTTCATCATGCCCTGGTATTAGCTTTTCTGTGGGCCCAAGTACGCGTTTACCTTCAAAAAGAACTTCGCCCCCTTGCGGTATCAGATAACCATAAATTAACTTTAATAAAGTTGTTTTACCACTACCACTTTCCCCTACAATACTTACAATTTCACCTTCATTAATTTCAAGATTAATTCCCGAAACGCCAGAATGGGTAGCATCTGTAAAGTTTTTATAGATATTGTGAACAGTTATTAAAGGAGTCATATTCTTGATTACTGGGTAAATATAACTATCGCATCGGTAAAAAAAAGAATTAAACAAAAAGCCCCGCAACAATTACGGGGCTTTACACACATCATTTTATGAAGGATTAGAATCCGAAGGTTAATCCGAATGAAAGATTTTTATAGCCTTCTAAACCCGGAGCTGTATTATCTGCAAATACATCATTAAAGTAGTATTTAAAGAATAAACCTGTACCACCATAACCTAATCTAACATTAGCTCCGTATCTAAATTGGGTGAAGTTATAATCGTCTTTAACTTTAATTTTCTCGCCACCATCTGTCTTTTGTTTCACTTTACCATCTATTAAGAACCCTACTTCAGGACCAGCTACAAAAGAGAATCTGTTCTTGTGCTTATCCTGCTTACTTCTATATTCAAAATATAGAGGCACTCTTAAATATCTACTAGAAAATCTATTCTTTTCTAGATTGGTTTCTGATGAAGGATCTGCAGTTAAAACTGCTGCATCTGGCCTAATGGTAACATCTCTTTCTAACCTGATATGGTTCCAATCTATACCTCCAGCCAAAGCAATTTTGAAATTAGGATTAAATCGTACACCAAACTGAAGTAAATCAAAACCAACAGTATGGGTTTTCCAGTTATTATTTTCTAAAAAATCATAACTAGAAGGGAAACCAAAATCACTACCATTGTGGTATTTGCTTAAACCAATATCAAAATGCTCGATATTTAATCCAAAGCTTACTTTTGGAAAACTACCTTTATTATCTTTTTTGGTAGAATCTGTTTTACCAATATGGATATTTACACCCTCTTTACTGATTTCTACCTGGGCGTTTTTTTCTTTCTTTACAACGGTAGAATCTGTTGCTTGTGCCTGCGCCAACTGGGCGAAGGAAAACACTGTACAAGCTATAAGTATTAATTGTTTCATGATTTTTTAGTCTTTTTTATATTTAAAGAGTCCTAGATTAATTCCTGTTATTTCTATATCACTTTCATCAGTTTTACTGATTTTGAGTACTTTATTTTCTCTCTTATCTACTTTAGCGATAACAAAGTTTACTAAATCGCCTACAGATCTTATTCTTTCTTGCTGATTGCTACTTTCATCTTTGCTACTACTTAAAGAAGACAACATAGTTGATTTAATTTTATTAGTTTTTACTGTATTTTCTTCTTCAAGAAGCATCAACTCTGTTACTGTAATTCTTTTTACAGGCTCTGTACGTGTGGCGGCAAACTCTTGCTCGGCCTCAGGATTTTCTGTTTGTATGGAAGCTAAATAGTTCTCTTGCGAGTTACTTTCTTCTGTTGTATTTGGAGTTTCCTCTTGCGCTACACGACTAACAGTTTCTACTTTAGCCTCAGCCGGCTGAGTATTAGTAATAACTTCATCAATCGTATTGACAGCATTATTTTGAGCGATAACCCTATCACCTTCTTCAACAGCTGGTTTGCCTTTTAGCATAATTTGTTCTTGCGGTTTGTTCCATAAAAGTAAACCTAAGCCAAAAACCACTACCACACTTGCTGCTGCCATCCACAGAAAAGGAACTTTTTTGCGCTGCATTGGCTTAACAGATAGTTGTTCTTCTATTTTAGACCAACTTGAAACTGATGGCTCTACTTCATAATCTGTAAATTTAGATTTGAATAAAAGATCCAATTCTTTATCCGACATGGGTTCCATAACTGTTTCCCTCCATTTTTAAAATTTGTTCTCTTAATATGGCTCTGGCTCTACTGAGTTGAGACTTTGAGGCCCCTTCTGTAATGCCTAGCTCTTTTGCTATTTCTTTGTGCGAGTATCCTTCTATTGCATACATGTTAAATACTAGTCTGTAACCGTCAGACAGGTTTCTAATCAGCCTCATCAAATCGGCAATATTTAGTCTACTCATATCAAACGCTGTTGATGCTTGGTGATCATGTGTTTCATCTATATCAACAACATTTAAACTTCTTAAATTTTTGCGGTACACTTCTATAGAAGTATTTACCATAATTCTTCTTATCCAGCCTTCAAACGAACCTTCTCCGCGGTAAGCGTTTATATTTCTAAACACCTTTACAAAAGCAGTTTGCATCATGTCTTCTGCTTCAAACTGGTCTTTGGCGTAGCGCATACAAACACCTAGCATTTTGGATGACATCATCTTATAGAGTAACTCTTGATAACGTCGTTCGCCTGCTTGGCATCCTTGAATAATTTCTTCTTGAGCGTATTTGTGCTGCAAATTCATCGTGTTATATGAGGTAGATGATGAATTTGTAAGATTGGTTGCATGAGGGTTTAATTTTTTTTAAAACATCATGAACTTTGTATGATTTGCAAGATTTCATCAACATAAGTTCTGTTGTTTGCCAATCTTGGAACCTTGTGTTGCCCGCCTAATTTCCCTTTCTGTTTCAACCATTTATAGAAAGTATTATCTGGGGCAATATGTACAGTTGGCCTTCTTAAAGCCATATCTTTAAATCTTTTAGCGTCATAATCAGAGTTTACTTCGCGTAAAGTATTATCTAAAATATCAACAAACCTATTAAACTCGTTAGGTTTCTTTTCAAATTCTATAATCCATTCATGACCGCCAGCTTCATTCCCTTGGAAATAAATTGGACAGGCAGTATAATCTTTAATAATTGCATTGGTCTCCGCACAAGCTTTAGTGAGTGCCTTTTCAGCATTATCTATAATAACCTCCTCACCAAATGCATTAATAAAATGTTTAGTTCTTCCAGTTATTTTTATTCGGTAAGGGTCTAATGAAGTAAACTTTACTGTATCACCAATAACATACCTCCATAAACCGGCATTGGTACTGATGATGATAGCGTAATTTTTATTAAGCTCAACCTCGCTTAGGGATAATGTCTTAGGATTTTCTTCATCAAAATGCTCCATTGGTAAAAACTCGTAGTAAATACCATAGTCTAACATCAACAATAAGTCTTTATCTTCACTTTGATCTTGTATCCCAAAAAAGCCTTCTGATGCATTGTAGGTTTCTAAGTAAAACATCTGCTCGTTAGGAATAAGCATTTTAAATTGTTCCTGATAAGGCTCAAAATTTACAGCACCATGTACATAAAGCTCTAAATTAGGCCAAACTTCCATCAAGTTATTTTTACCTGTAAGTTCTAATACGCGTTTTGCCAAAACGATAGTCCAAGTAGGTACGCCGGCAATATTGGTTACATTAACATCCATGGTTGCTCTGGCCATCTTTTCTATCTTCTCCTCATAATTATCCATTAAGGCGATAGACATATCAGGTGTACGCATCATTTCTGCCCATATAGGCAAGTTTTTTATGATAACGGCAGATAAATCTCCATAGAAAGAATCAGGGCTTAATTGATTGATTTGATGGCTACCACCTAACACCAAACTTTTACCAGTAAACATCTTAGCATCTGGTCTATTATTACAATAAATAGCCAGCATATCTTTACCCCCTTTAAAATGACATTCTTCTAAAGCTTCTTCACTTACAGGGATAAATTTACTTCTATCGCTAGTGGTGCCAGATGATTTGGCAAACCATTTAATTTCTGATGGCCATAGTATATTCTGCTCGCCTTTTAGCATTTTTTCAATAAAAGGCTTAAGGGTATCATAGCTTTGTAGCGGTACACGCTCTTTAAATTGGCGCTCGTTTTCTATTGATTTATAATCATAAAGCTTCCCCCACTCTGTATTTTCTGCAGAGTTTATCAAAGTATTTAGCCATTCTTCTTGTACTTCATTAGGATATTTCATGAAAAGCTCTATCTGGTGCATACGCTTTTTCATTATCCAGTTAAGAAAAGAATTTACAATTG
This genomic window contains:
- a CDS encoding outer membrane beta-barrel protein, which codes for MKQLILIACTVFSFAQLAQAQATDSTVVKKEKNAQVEISKEGVNIHIGKTDSTKKDNKGSFPKVSFGLNIEHFDIGLSKYHNGSDFGFPSSYDFLENNNWKTHTVGFDLLQFGVRFNPNFKIALAGGIDWNHIRLERDVTIRPDAAVLTADPSSETNLEKNRFSSRYLRVPLYFEYRSKQDKHKNRFSFVAGPEVGFLIDGKVKQKTDGGEKIKVKDDYNFTQFRYGANVRLGYGGTGLFFKYYFNDVFADNTAPGLEGYKNLSFGLTFGF
- a CDS encoding RNA polymerase sigma factor yields the protein MNLQHKYAQEEIIQGCQAGERRYQELLYKMMSSKMLGVCMRYAKDQFEAEDMMQTAFVKVFRNINAYRGEGSFEGWIRRIMVNTSIEVYRKNLRSLNVVDIDETHDHQASTAFDMSRLNIADLMRLIRNLSDGYRLVFNMYAIEGYSHKEIAKELGITEGASKSQLSRARAILREQILKMEGNSYGTHVG
- a CDS encoding GH3 auxin-responsive promoter family protein; this encodes MTIVNSFLNWIMKKRMHQIELFMKYPNEVQEEWLNTLINSAENTEWGKLYDYKSIENERQFKERVPLQSYDTLKPFIEKMLKGEQNILWPSEIKWFAKSSGTTSDRSKFIPVSEEALEECHFKGGKDMLAIYCNNRPDAKMFTGKSLVLGGSHQINQLSPDSFYGDLSAVIIKNLPIWAEMMRTPDMSIALMDNYEEKIEKMARATMDVNVTNIAGVPTWTIVLAKRVLELTGKNNLMEVWPNLELYVHGAVNFEPYQEQFKMLIPNEQMFYLETYNASEGFFGIQDQSEDKDLLLMLDYGIYYEFLPMEHFDEENPKTLSLSEVELNKNYAIIISTNAGLWRYVIGDTVKFTSLDPYRIKITGRTKHFINAFGEEVIIDNAEKALTKACAETNAIIKDYTACPIYFQGNEAGGHEWIIEFEKKPNEFNRFVDILDNTLREVNSDYDAKRFKDMALRRPTVHIAPDNTFYKWLKQKGKLGGQHKVPRLANNRTYVDEILQIIQSS